TATAACACAAAAAGGGGTCGAATAATGCTGTTGCCGGAAATTGATGAAAAAGCAACTATTAGAGGTTGCAAGCGAAAACTTCGAGAATATCCACGGTGGCGAGAGATTGCACACGATAGCTCTGAGCAAAAAATAACGCAAGAGTTTACGTTTATGCCCCGTGGCACAGGTGGAGTAAATAAGCCAGTTGAAAACATTGCAATTAGGCGAGTTGATGCACTTAATGAGTTGGAAGCTATAGAGCAGGCCGTCAGTGGTCTATATCGTCCAGATTATCGTAGGATACTGATAGAAAAATATCTAGAGTTTCCACCCAAACCCAACTGGCAGATAGCTCAATCAATCGGCTTTGAACGCACTGCATTCCAAGAGCTTTTAAACAACTCTATCCTAGCTTTCGCAGAATTGTATCGTGATGGTCGGTTAATTGTGGAGCGTTGAAAAAAATGGTATTTTAGCGGAATTTTCACGGTCTCTATTAACTGTTTTAAGTGGTATTATTATATTATCGAAGAAGAAAAGGAAGACGGCTCATTTGTGGGCTGTCTTTTTTTGATTAAGTAATGAAGGAGGTGGACATATTGGGCTAAATCAACGACAGAAAATATTTGCGGATGAATACTTGATTTCTGGCATAGCTTACAATGCGGCTCTTAAAGCTGGATATTCTGAAAATTACTCTAAAACTAGAGCTCATAAATTGTTAGAAAATGACAGAATCAAGGCTTATATCGAAGAACGACTGAAAGAGCTTGAGAAGAAGAAAATAGCAAAACAAGACGAAGTTATGCAAGTCTTCACTTCGATTTTACGTCAAGAACTCATGGAAGAAGTCGTAGAGCTGAACGCCGCTACAGGTCAGTTTGTTAAAACTAAGAAGCCTCCGTCCATCTCCGAGGTCATCAAGGCAGGTAGTGAGCTTATGAAACGCTATCCGACAGAGAAACAAGCTGAGAAAATGCAACTTGAGATTGAGAAACTCAAGGCCCAAGTTGGTGGTGATGAGGGTCAAGATGAGAAAATAGCTGGCTTCCTTGACATCATTAAAGGAGCTGTAAGCGATGGACTTGAGTAAGCTCTATACCAAGAGACAGTTAGAAGTGCTTAACTATATCTGGAATCACGATTGGTTTATCTGTGGTCTTCACGGCGCTAAGCGAGCAGGCAAGACCGTCGTTAACAACGATACGTTTGTGACCGAGTTAAGCCGTGTGAGGAAGATTGCAGACCGTTTGGGTGTGGATGAACCTATTTACATCCTAGCGGGTACGTCGTCGACTTCGATACAGAATAACGTGTTGCAAGAGCTTTATAATAAATACGGATTTGAGCCTAGATATGACAAACATGGCTCTTTTGTTTTTTGTGGAGTTAAAGTTGTCCAAGTTTACACTGGTTCAATTAGTGGTCTTAAACGTGCCCGCGGTTTTACAGCGTTCGGCGCTTATGTTAATGAGGCATCACTTGCTAACGAGGTTGTTTTCAAGGAGATTATATCACGGTGCTCAGGTGAGGGGGCTCGTATAGTTTGGGACAGTAACCCAGACAACCCTAACCATTGGCTTAATCGTGATTACATCGGCAAGAATGATGGCAAAATTATAGATTTTAGTTTCAAGCTTGATGACAATACGTTCCTGTCAAAACGCTATATCGATTCTATTAAGGCAGCTACGCCAAAGGGTAAATTCTACTCTAGAGATATTCTAGGACTCTGGACAGTAGCAGAGGGATCTATATACGCTGATTATGACAGTAAGATACACGTAGTTGATGAATTGCCAGAAATGAAACGCTACTTTGGTGGCATCGACTGGGGATATACTCACTACGGATCAATCGTGATTGTTGGCGAGGGTGTAGATGGCAATTACTATCTCGTTGACGGTGTAGCGGCACAATTCAAAGAGATAGACTGGTGGGTAGAACAAGCTAGAAAGCTAACCAACATCTACGGTAATATGCCATTTTATGCTGATAGTGCCCGCCCTGAACACGTAGCAAGATTTGAGAGTGAAGGATTTGATATTAGTAACGCTAACAAGTCAGTGATAGCTGGCATCGAGCTTATCGCTAAATTATTCAAAGAACAGAAATTATACGTTAAGCGGGGATTTGTACCTCGCTTTTTTGATGAGATATACCAGTACCGATGGAAAGAGAATAGCACGAAAGATGAACCATTGAAAGAATTTGATGACGTGCTTGATAGTGTGAGATACGCTATATATTCTGATTATGTCATCGGTAGTACAGAACGAGCAAGCTATGATGACTTGCTCAGTATGTTTAGTTAGGAGAAGTGATGGAACAAACACTATTTACAGATAGTACAGGACAAGACCAAGTTTTAAACTTGCGATTCCATCGAGAATCACGCATTCGCTATCGAGCTGATAGCTTAGAGGAAGTCATGG
This region of Streptococcus thermophilus genomic DNA includes:
- a CDS encoding ArpU family phage packaging/lysis transcriptional regulator, coding for MLLPEIDEKATIRGCKRKLREYPRWREIAHDSSEQKITQEFTFMPRGTGGVNKPVENIAIRRVDALNELEAIEQAVSGLYRPDYRRILIEKYLEFPPKPNWQIAQSIGFERTAFQELLNNSILAFAELYRDGRLIVER
- a CDS encoding terminase small subunit produces the protein MISGIAYNAALKAGYSENYSKTRAHKLLENDRIKAYIEERLKELEKKKIAKQDEVMQVFTSILRQELMEEVVELNAATGQFVKTKKPPSISEVIKAGSELMKRYPTEKQAEKMQLEIEKLKAQVGGDEGQDEKIAGFLDIIKGAVSDGLE
- a CDS encoding PBSX family phage terminase large subunit, encoding MDLSKLYTKRQLEVLNYIWNHDWFICGLHGAKRAGKTVVNNDTFVTELSRVRKIADRLGVDEPIYILAGTSSTSIQNNVLQELYNKYGFEPRYDKHGSFVFCGVKVVQVYTGSISGLKRARGFTAFGAYVNEASLANEVVFKEIISRCSGEGARIVWDSNPDNPNHWLNRDYIGKNDGKIIDFSFKLDDNTFLSKRYIDSIKAATPKGKFYSRDILGLWTVAEGSIYADYDSKIHVVDELPEMKRYFGGIDWGYTHYGSIVIVGEGVDGNYYLVDGVAAQFKEIDWWVEQARKLTNIYGNMPFYADSARPEHVARFESEGFDISNANKSVIAGIELIAKLFKEQKLYVKRGFVPRFFDEIYQYRWKENSTKDEPLKEFDDVLDSVRYAIYSDYVIGSTERASYDDLLSMFS